One genomic segment of Euwallacea fornicatus isolate EFF26 chromosome 18, ASM4011564v1, whole genome shotgun sequence includes these proteins:
- the LOC136344884 gene encoding polycomb group protein Psc-like isoform X1, whose protein sequence is MEGIGRKKLVKDLNDVFMCKLCHGYIVDATTLVECFHTFCRGCILRHFESSKTQVQCPVCPALYKKKSQCFRADTQMQALIYKSVPTLYSKEMQRREDFYRSTGMRAGSSCSDDSVIDRERDMMHEMEEMVYDAPLTVTTDFKDRKLQISLPSDGRAQYFNQDDLISLSLEYYRPHLDTTDISNSDNKTDSIASKEPSSSSNNSAKNNGLITSDNSDKAETTCDIRYLQCPAGVNMKHLQKFVRMKYGLRVDHRVDIIYKGEVLPNDFSLMDVAYSFQWEKVKPMRFFYRIYTPMKIRPIKIVQTPSPTGGKQLQIVPVTTTNHIPQQPPAEKSPKLENSPELKQCLSAREETESEQQDKERLMANLQLQSKSKALQLAEAKKVLQQPEKIIKDCVFEYEEPDQEEIKRFAEKRDREWALQKKLEEETNADRDDFLSSYSSKKRKKSKHSKNESNGHKEKKRKLHAEITNNDKSDLKLKVKITTNGHKHKHHKIENSSEMSNKEKLLQMRQVRHKQMSGGSGDERPIPTIKLPKAYARGDRPTVGYLEEPEAKRKKENPKPAGQINKHLNTDNNNKPNIKPRVEPVTIKPSAPENKLSRPVPPQKLIKREVGVKVLDNGQKTFLKSAPTGADKYPKDHKIGQTKGEGIKAAGTMTSSKVHPISITTNNKTLDRKIASLQQRCTIEPKNPTPPNNNKTGGKITPDKNKIMTPQYPPGFTVSKIESGVKRKEEGGEKDKRPSLEITLIAPKTAEKPVVMNKRPPPGTIPLERIKNAVNLKSGISIIPKMPDRTDSIGVLDLSKPGKSPEASSPKTETMNGINPAIRQINNVTPRPMNSPGRATPENKSMQLSNLQMLSKVATEHPTLNKLPPNNPIKTRPQMPNLQTIGKLTPTAIRSGLPPRMPPKLFRPMNPQIRSLRPNQNQNIRNIPNPSLIFNRNQNLGQCRVVSTAQTESVSEKKVASPKSSPIPVSSTTCSTTAKEVPTVVTPIAVEQKVVEAKEISV, encoded by the exons ATGGAGGGTATCGGCAGAAAGAAACTCGTCAAGGATTTAAATGATGTTTTTATGTGCAAATTGTGTCATGGATACATCGTGGATGCTACTACTTTGGTCGAGTGTTTTCATACGT TTTGCCGAGGTTGCATCCTGCGCCACTTTGAAAGCAGCAAAACACAAGTTCAATGTCCAGTCTGTCCGGCCCTCTACAAGAAGAAATCGCAATGCTTCAG GGCGGACACCCAGATGCAAGCCCTCATCTACAAATCGGTCCCTACGTTATACTCGAAAGAAATGCAGAGAAGAGAAGACTTCTACCGAAGTACCGGAATGCGTGCAGGCAGTTCTTGCAGCGATGACAGTGTAATAGACAGAGAACGAGACATGATGCACGAAATGGAAGAAATGGTATACGACGCCCCTTTAACTGTGACCACCGACTTCAAAGATCGAAAATTGCAGATCTCACTACCCTCAGATGGTAGAGCGCAGTACTTCAATCAAGACGACTTGATTTCTTTATCACTGGAGTACTACCGGCCCCATTTGGACACCACTGACATCAGTAATAGTGATAATAAAACGGACTCGATTGCCTCGAAAGAGCCtagtagtagtagtaataATAGTGCGAAAAACAACGGACTAATTACGAGTGATAATAGTGATAAAGCTGAAACGACTTGTGATATAAGGTACCTGCAATGCCCTGCCGGGGTCAACATGAAGCATCTGCAAAAGTTCGTCAGAATGAAGTACGGACTTAGGGTTGATCACAGG GTGGATATAATTTACAAAGGGGAGGTGCTGCCCAATGACTTCAGCCTCATGGACGTGGCCTATTCTTTCCAGTGGGAAAAG GTCAAGCCCATGAGATTCTTCTACCGGATCTACACCCCCATGAAAATCCGCCCCATTAAAATCGTGCAAACCCCCTCCCCCACCGGAGGCAAACAACTGCAAATCGTTCCTGTGACTACCACCAACCACATCCCTCAGCAACCCCCAGCGGAAAAATCTCCTAAGTTGGAAAACTCCCCGGAATTGAAACAGTGTCTGAGTGCTAGAGAGGAAACTGAGAGCGAGCAGCAAGACAAAGAACGACTGATGGCCAATTTGCAGCTGCAAAGCAAATCTAAGGCTTTGCAGCTGGCGGAGGCCAAGAAAGTATTGCAACAGCCCGAGAAAATCATCAAAGATTGTGTTTTTGAATATGAGGAACCCGATCAAGAGGAGATAAAGCGGTTTGCGGAAAAGAGAGACAGAGAGTGGGCGTTGCAGAAAAAACTGGAGGAAGAAACTAACGCTGATAGGGATGATTTCCTCTCGAGTTATTCGAgcaaaaagagaaagaagagTAAACATTCGAAGAACGAATCGAACGGGCATAAAGAGAAGAAGCGGAAACTCCATGCGGAGATCACTAACAATGACAAATCGGACTTGAAGTTGAAAGTCAAGATCACCACAAACGGGCACAAACACAAACATCACAAAATAGAAAACAGCTCTGAGATGAGCAACAAAGAAAAACTACTGCAGATGAGGCAAGTTAGACATAAGCAAATGTCTGGAGGATCTGGAGATGAAAGGCCCATCCCCACGATCAAACTCCCTAAAGCTTACGCTAGAGGTGATCGTCCTACTGTCGGCTATTTAGAAGAACCTGAAGCGAAGCGGAAAAAGGAGAATCCAAAACCTGCTGGTCAAATCAACAAACACTTAAATACGGACAACAATAACAAACCTAATATTAAGCCTCGAGTGGAACCAGTGACCATAAAACCTTCGGCACCAGAAAATAAACTTTCTCGACCAGTACCCCCtcaaaaacttataaaaagAGAAGTAGGAGTGAAAGTCTTGGATAACGGACAAAAGACGTTTCTTAAGTCGGCTCCAACTGGTGCCGACAAATACCCGAAAGATCACAAAATCGGCCAAACAAAAGGGGAGGGTATTAAAGCTGCGGGAACAATGACATCATCCAAAGTTCACCCGATCAGCATCACTACTAACAACAAAACTCTGGATAGAAAAATTGCTAGTTTACAGCAAAGGTGCACTATCGAGCCTAAAAATCCCACCCCtccaaataataataaaaccgGGGGTAAAATCACCCCGGATAAGAACAAAATCATGACCCCTCAGTATCCCCCTGGGTTTACTGTGAGTAAAATTGAGAGCGGTGTGAAAAGGAAAGAAGAAGGGGGTGAGAAAGACAAGAGACCAAGCCTCGAGATCACCCTAATTGCTCCTAAAACTGCAGAGAAGCCAGTGGTAATGAACAAAAGGCCTCCACCAGGAACGATTCCTCTGGAGCGCATCAAAAATGCTGTGAATTTAAAGTCTGGTATCAGCATAATCCCAAAAATGCCAGACAGGACTGATAGCATTGGAGTATTAGACTTATCAAAGCCCGGCAAGTCCCCAGAAGCATCATCTCCAAAGACTGAAACGATGAACGGCATTAATCCTGCGATAAGGCAGATTAATAACGTCACTCCAAGACCCATGAATTCCCCAGGAAGAGCCACCCCTGAGAATAAAAGCATGCAATTATCAAATCTCCAAATGCTGTCCAAAGTTGCTACTGAGCACCCGACTTTGAACAAACTTCCTCCGAACAATCCCATTAAAACCAGACCCCAAATGCCAAATTTGCAGACCATTGGGAAGCTCACTCCCACTGCAATTAGAAGCGGGCTGCCGCCTCGTATGCCCCCTAAATTATTTAGGCCCATGAATCCCCAAATTAGGAGTTTGAGGCccaatcaaaatcaaaatattcgaAACATACCCAATCCTAGTTTGATTTTCAATAGGAATCAGAATTTAGGGCAGTGCAGGGTGGTGAGTACTGCACAAACTGAGAGTGTATCGGAAAAGAAGGTGGCTTCGCCGAAGTCCTCACCAATACCTGTGAGTTCCACAACTTGTAGTACCACTGCAAAAGAAGTGCCTACTGTTGTGACGCCAATAGCTGTGGAGCAAAAGGTGGTAGAAGCGAAGGAGATTTCGGTTTAG
- the LOC136344884 gene encoding polycomb group protein Psc-like isoform X2 encodes MEGIGRKKLVKDLNDVFMCKLCHGYIVDATTLVECFHTFCRGCILRHFESSKTQVQCPVCPALYKKKSQCFRADTQMQALIYKSVPTLYSKEMQRREDFYRSTGMRAGSSCSDDSVIDRERDMMHEMEEMISLPSDGRAQYFNQDDLISLSLEYYRPHLDTTDISNSDNKTDSIASKEPSSSSNNSAKNNGLITSDNSDKAETTCDIRYLQCPAGVNMKHLQKFVRMKYGLRVDHRVDIIYKGEVLPNDFSLMDVAYSFQWEKVKPMRFFYRIYTPMKIRPIKIVQTPSPTGGKQLQIVPVTTTNHIPQQPPAEKSPKLENSPELKQCLSAREETESEQQDKERLMANLQLQSKSKALQLAEAKKVLQQPEKIIKDCVFEYEEPDQEEIKRFAEKRDREWALQKKLEEETNADRDDFLSSYSSKKRKKSKHSKNESNGHKEKKRKLHAEITNNDKSDLKLKVKITTNGHKHKHHKIENSSEMSNKEKLLQMRQVRHKQMSGGSGDERPIPTIKLPKAYARGDRPTVGYLEEPEAKRKKENPKPAGQINKHLNTDNNNKPNIKPRVEPVTIKPSAPENKLSRPVPPQKLIKREVGVKVLDNGQKTFLKSAPTGADKYPKDHKIGQTKGEGIKAAGTMTSSKVHPISITTNNKTLDRKIASLQQRCTIEPKNPTPPNNNKTGGKITPDKNKIMTPQYPPGFTVSKIESGVKRKEEGGEKDKRPSLEITLIAPKTAEKPVVMNKRPPPGTIPLERIKNAVNLKSGISIIPKMPDRTDSIGVLDLSKPGKSPEASSPKTETMNGINPAIRQINNVTPRPMNSPGRATPENKSMQLSNLQMLSKVATEHPTLNKLPPNNPIKTRPQMPNLQTIGKLTPTAIRSGLPPRMPPKLFRPMNPQIRSLRPNQNQNIRNIPNPSLIFNRNQNLGQCRVVSTAQTESVSEKKVASPKSSPIPVSSTTCSTTAKEVPTVVTPIAVEQKVVEAKEISV; translated from the exons ATGGAGGGTATCGGCAGAAAGAAACTCGTCAAGGATTTAAATGATGTTTTTATGTGCAAATTGTGTCATGGATACATCGTGGATGCTACTACTTTGGTCGAGTGTTTTCATACGT TTTGCCGAGGTTGCATCCTGCGCCACTTTGAAAGCAGCAAAACACAAGTTCAATGTCCAGTCTGTCCGGCCCTCTACAAGAAGAAATCGCAATGCTTCAG GGCGGACACCCAGATGCAAGCCCTCATCTACAAATCGGTCCCTACGTTATACTCGAAAGAAATGCAGAGAAGAGAAGACTTCTACCGAAGTACCGGAATGCGTGCAGGCAGTTCTTGCAGCGATGACAGTGTAATAGACAGAGAACGAGACATGATGCACGAAATGGAAGAAATG ATCTCACTACCCTCAGATGGTAGAGCGCAGTACTTCAATCAAGACGACTTGATTTCTTTATCACTGGAGTACTACCGGCCCCATTTGGACACCACTGACATCAGTAATAGTGATAATAAAACGGACTCGATTGCCTCGAAAGAGCCtagtagtagtagtaataATAGTGCGAAAAACAACGGACTAATTACGAGTGATAATAGTGATAAAGCTGAAACGACTTGTGATATAAGGTACCTGCAATGCCCTGCCGGGGTCAACATGAAGCATCTGCAAAAGTTCGTCAGAATGAAGTACGGACTTAGGGTTGATCACAGG GTGGATATAATTTACAAAGGGGAGGTGCTGCCCAATGACTTCAGCCTCATGGACGTGGCCTATTCTTTCCAGTGGGAAAAG GTCAAGCCCATGAGATTCTTCTACCGGATCTACACCCCCATGAAAATCCGCCCCATTAAAATCGTGCAAACCCCCTCCCCCACCGGAGGCAAACAACTGCAAATCGTTCCTGTGACTACCACCAACCACATCCCTCAGCAACCCCCAGCGGAAAAATCTCCTAAGTTGGAAAACTCCCCGGAATTGAAACAGTGTCTGAGTGCTAGAGAGGAAACTGAGAGCGAGCAGCAAGACAAAGAACGACTGATGGCCAATTTGCAGCTGCAAAGCAAATCTAAGGCTTTGCAGCTGGCGGAGGCCAAGAAAGTATTGCAACAGCCCGAGAAAATCATCAAAGATTGTGTTTTTGAATATGAGGAACCCGATCAAGAGGAGATAAAGCGGTTTGCGGAAAAGAGAGACAGAGAGTGGGCGTTGCAGAAAAAACTGGAGGAAGAAACTAACGCTGATAGGGATGATTTCCTCTCGAGTTATTCGAgcaaaaagagaaagaagagTAAACATTCGAAGAACGAATCGAACGGGCATAAAGAGAAGAAGCGGAAACTCCATGCGGAGATCACTAACAATGACAAATCGGACTTGAAGTTGAAAGTCAAGATCACCACAAACGGGCACAAACACAAACATCACAAAATAGAAAACAGCTCTGAGATGAGCAACAAAGAAAAACTACTGCAGATGAGGCAAGTTAGACATAAGCAAATGTCTGGAGGATCTGGAGATGAAAGGCCCATCCCCACGATCAAACTCCCTAAAGCTTACGCTAGAGGTGATCGTCCTACTGTCGGCTATTTAGAAGAACCTGAAGCGAAGCGGAAAAAGGAGAATCCAAAACCTGCTGGTCAAATCAACAAACACTTAAATACGGACAACAATAACAAACCTAATATTAAGCCTCGAGTGGAACCAGTGACCATAAAACCTTCGGCACCAGAAAATAAACTTTCTCGACCAGTACCCCCtcaaaaacttataaaaagAGAAGTAGGAGTGAAAGTCTTGGATAACGGACAAAAGACGTTTCTTAAGTCGGCTCCAACTGGTGCCGACAAATACCCGAAAGATCACAAAATCGGCCAAACAAAAGGGGAGGGTATTAAAGCTGCGGGAACAATGACATCATCCAAAGTTCACCCGATCAGCATCACTACTAACAACAAAACTCTGGATAGAAAAATTGCTAGTTTACAGCAAAGGTGCACTATCGAGCCTAAAAATCCCACCCCtccaaataataataaaaccgGGGGTAAAATCACCCCGGATAAGAACAAAATCATGACCCCTCAGTATCCCCCTGGGTTTACTGTGAGTAAAATTGAGAGCGGTGTGAAAAGGAAAGAAGAAGGGGGTGAGAAAGACAAGAGACCAAGCCTCGAGATCACCCTAATTGCTCCTAAAACTGCAGAGAAGCCAGTGGTAATGAACAAAAGGCCTCCACCAGGAACGATTCCTCTGGAGCGCATCAAAAATGCTGTGAATTTAAAGTCTGGTATCAGCATAATCCCAAAAATGCCAGACAGGACTGATAGCATTGGAGTATTAGACTTATCAAAGCCCGGCAAGTCCCCAGAAGCATCATCTCCAAAGACTGAAACGATGAACGGCATTAATCCTGCGATAAGGCAGATTAATAACGTCACTCCAAGACCCATGAATTCCCCAGGAAGAGCCACCCCTGAGAATAAAAGCATGCAATTATCAAATCTCCAAATGCTGTCCAAAGTTGCTACTGAGCACCCGACTTTGAACAAACTTCCTCCGAACAATCCCATTAAAACCAGACCCCAAATGCCAAATTTGCAGACCATTGGGAAGCTCACTCCCACTGCAATTAGAAGCGGGCTGCCGCCTCGTATGCCCCCTAAATTATTTAGGCCCATGAATCCCCAAATTAGGAGTTTGAGGCccaatcaaaatcaaaatattcgaAACATACCCAATCCTAGTTTGATTTTCAATAGGAATCAGAATTTAGGGCAGTGCAGGGTGGTGAGTACTGCACAAACTGAGAGTGTATCGGAAAAGAAGGTGGCTTCGCCGAAGTCCTCACCAATACCTGTGAGTTCCACAACTTGTAGTACCACTGCAAAAGAAGTGCCTACTGTTGTGACGCCAATAGCTGTGGAGCAAAAGGTGGTAGAAGCGAAGGAGATTTCGGTTTAG